A window of the Chloroflexota bacterium genome harbors these coding sequences:
- a CDS encoding aldo/keto reductase has translation MEYRRLGRTGLEVSLVGLGTGGPSQLGQTRGTTPDAARAFVRRALDLGINYFDTAPVYHDSEALLTHALDGVPRDETVIATKYPSVVDVHADAPPLAPPSVIRPSVEASLRRLRRDVVDIVLIHALRPELYDDCRERQVPELLRLKDDGLARFVGISGWPVMVGRAVADGWPDVVMPNYNLLTHAAERHVFTPARVHDVGVVAMTPVRRAMSDPAHLREVVRRMKAEGLAPIGLVPDAQPLDWLVHGDVESVIEAAYRFAAAPPEVACVLTGTADPAHLESNVEAVLRGPLPAADVERLRAAFGGHDEYFGD, from the coding sequence ATGGAGTATCGGCGCCTGGGCCGGACGGGCCTCGAAGTGTCGCTGGTGGGACTCGGCACCGGCGGGCCAAGCCAGTTGGGCCAGACTCGCGGCACCACGCCCGACGCGGCTCGCGCATTCGTCCGACGCGCGCTCGACCTGGGAATCAATTACTTCGACACCGCGCCGGTCTATCACGACAGCGAAGCGCTGCTCACCCATGCGCTGGACGGCGTGCCGCGAGATGAGACCGTGATCGCGACCAAGTATCCGAGCGTGGTCGACGTGCATGCGGACGCGCCGCCCTTGGCGCCTCCGAGCGTCATTCGTCCATCGGTCGAAGCTAGCCTGCGGCGGCTCCGGCGGGACGTGGTGGACATTGTGCTGATTCACGCCCTGCGGCCGGAGCTCTACGACGATTGCCGCGAGCGCCAGGTGCCCGAATTGCTACGCCTCAAGGACGACGGCCTGGCGCGGTTCGTCGGGATTTCCGGATGGCCGGTGATGGTGGGCCGCGCCGTCGCCGACGGATGGCCCGACGTGGTGATGCCGAACTACAACCTGCTCACCCATGCCGCCGAACGGCATGTGTTCACGCCGGCCCGCGTGCACGACGTAGGCGTGGTCGCCATGACGCCCGTGCGACGCGCCATGTCCGATCCGGCGCATCTGCGCGAGGTGGTGAGGCGAATGAAGGCCGAAGGCTTGGCGCCGATTGGGTTAGTGCCAGACGCGCAGCCGCTTGACTGGCTCGTGCACGGCGACGTGGAGTCGGTGATCGAGGCGGCCTACCGCTTTGCGGCCGCGCCCCCGGAGGTCGCGTGCGTGCTGACGGGAACGGCAGACCCGGCCCATCTCGAATCGAACGTCGAAGCGGTGCTGCGCGGACCATTGCCTGCCGCCGACGTCGAGCGGCTGCGGGCGGCCTTCGGCGGCCACGACGAATACTTCGGCGACTAG
- a CDS encoding ABC transporter permease → MGRYIVRRLLAAIPVILGVLLLVFVLLRLIPGDPVTVFYYSSDAGGTSNTSVSIEALEQAKAKLHLDKSIPEQFVYYIWDVLRLDLGRSFRTKQPITDVIAEQFPSTLLLTLAGMAVTLFIGLVAGVISAMRHHTWVDYTSQFIAVLGVSVPNFLIGLLLIYIFAINMNNFLPAIANGNGKELIMPALALGIGGAAIVARLTRSSMLDVMSRDYIRTARSKGVRESTVVWGHALKNALIPVVTIVGLQFGSLLIGAVVIEVVFSRKGIGFTLVKAILTRDYTVVQALVMLAATIYVIANLLVDILYTYIDPRVRLA, encoded by the coding sequence ATGGGGCGATATATCGTCCGGCGGTTGCTCGCCGCTATCCCGGTGATTCTGGGCGTCCTGCTGCTGGTGTTCGTCTTGCTGCGCCTGATCCCCGGCGATCCCGTCACGGTCTTCTACTACAGCAGCGACGCGGGCGGCACGTCCAACACATCGGTTTCGATCGAGGCCCTCGAGCAAGCGAAGGCGAAGCTGCACCTCGACAAGTCAATTCCCGAGCAGTTTGTCTACTACATCTGGGACGTGCTGCGGCTCGACCTTGGGCGCTCGTTCCGCACCAAGCAGCCCATCACGGATGTGATCGCGGAGCAATTCCCCTCGACGTTGTTGCTCACGCTGGCCGGCATGGCGGTGACGCTCTTCATCGGCCTGGTGGCCGGCGTGATTTCGGCCATGCGCCATCACACCTGGGTCGACTACACAAGCCAATTCATCGCGGTGCTGGGGGTTTCCGTACCCAATTTCCTGATCGGCCTGCTGCTGATCTACATCTTCGCCATCAATATGAATAACTTCCTGCCGGCCATTGCCAACGGCAACGGCAAGGAGCTCATCATGCCCGCGCTCGCCCTGGGTATCGGCGGCGCAGCGATTGTGGCCCGGCTCACCCGCTCCTCCATGCTCGACGTGATGAGCCGCGACTACATCCGAACCGCGCGCTCGAAAGGGGTGCGCGAGAGCACGGTCGTTTGGGGCCACGCGCTCAAGAACGCGCTGATCCCGGTGGTGACGATCGTGGGCTTGCAGTTCGGCAGCCTGCTCATCGGCGCGGTGGTCATCGAAGTGGTGTTCAGCCGCAAGGGCATCGGCTTCACGCTGGTCAAGGCCATCCTCACGCGCGACTACACCGTGGTGCAGGCGCTGGTGATGCTGGCGGCCACGATCTACGTGATTGCGAACCTCCTCGTCGACATTCTCTACACCTACATCGATCCGCGCGTCCGGCTCGCGTAG
- a CDS encoding L-rhamnonate dehydratase (catalyzes the formation of 2-keto-3-deoxy-L-rhamnonate from L-rhamnonate), with amino-acid sequence MKITSVETKELWLPVRDPDAGRRRPGWLERKPIANPMSRYFPAESNMLCWVPDWPDFLVVVTAEDGTQGVGPGRYGRPVAAVIQDYLGPRIIGEPALATERLYDMLVRLCTPFGATGLASYAVSGIDLALWDLKGKVMDRPVYELLGGPARDYVPCYATCGDVDWVKELGFTAVKVPCPFGPDQGLDGMQRNVASVAAARECMGDDAQLMLDCWMMLDVEYGVQLAESLRPFGLAWIEEMLRPEDFDGYAQLRARLPWQTLATGEHWYTPFPFQHAASRRLVDILQPDIAWVGGLTPLLKICAIADAAGLSVIPHGGAGSPYGQHALFALPAIPLGEWYLATAPGVPLENGPLLPGTVVPRNGRVRPTDAPGFGVEIDADKLPAFL; translated from the coding sequence TTGAAGATCACAAGCGTCGAGACCAAAGAGCTCTGGCTGCCCGTTCGCGATCCCGATGCGGGTCGGCGACGCCCCGGCTGGCTCGAGCGGAAGCCCATCGCGAATCCGATGTCGCGCTATTTCCCCGCCGAGTCCAACATGCTGTGCTGGGTGCCGGACTGGCCGGACTTCCTCGTCGTCGTGACGGCCGAGGACGGCACGCAGGGGGTGGGCCCCGGGAGATACGGGCGTCCCGTGGCCGCCGTCATCCAGGACTACCTGGGGCCGCGGATCATCGGCGAGCCCGCGCTGGCGACCGAGCGGCTGTACGACATGCTGGTCCGGCTGTGCACGCCCTTCGGCGCCACCGGTCTTGCGTCGTACGCCGTCAGCGGCATTGACCTGGCGCTGTGGGATCTCAAGGGCAAGGTGATGGATAGGCCCGTCTACGAACTGCTTGGCGGACCGGCCCGAGACTACGTGCCGTGCTACGCGACCTGCGGCGACGTTGACTGGGTCAAGGAGTTGGGCTTCACGGCCGTGAAGGTGCCCTGTCCCTTCGGTCCCGACCAAGGGCTGGACGGCATGCAGCGCAACGTCGCGAGCGTGGCGGCGGCACGGGAGTGCATGGGCGATGACGCGCAGCTCATGCTTGACTGCTGGATGATGCTGGACGTGGAGTACGGCGTGCAGTTGGCGGAATCGCTGCGCCCCTTCGGCCTGGCCTGGATCGAGGAGATGCTCCGTCCGGAGGACTTCGACGGCTACGCGCAGCTGCGGGCGCGCCTACCCTGGCAGACGCTGGCGACGGGTGAGCACTGGTACACGCCGTTTCCATTCCAGCATGCGGCGTCGCGCCGACTGGTCGACATCCTGCAGCCGGATATCGCGTGGGTGGGCGGATTGACGCCCCTGCTCAAGATTTGCGCCATCGCGGACGCGGCGGGACTGTCCGTCATTCCGCACGGCGGGGCTGGGAGTCCGTATGGGCAGCACGCCCTCTTCGCCCTCCCGGCGATCCCGCTTGGCGAGTGGTACCTCGCCACGGCGCCGGGGGTTCCGCTGGAGAATGGTCCCTTGTTGCCGGGCACGGTCGTGCCCAGGAATGGCCGAGTGCGACCGACCGACGCGCCCGGCTTTGGCGTGGAGATCGATGCCGACAAGCTGCCGGCGTTCCTTTAG
- a CDS encoding hydantoinase/oxoprolinase family protein, with protein MAHNVAVDMGGTFTDLIATDGDTGLQVAKSLTTPASPSQGIFDALAKAEIDPAAIEYFVHGTTVGTNMLIERRGPRIGLITTQGFRDVLRIQRIVRPESFDLHWRKPRHLVDRALSLEVRERIGAHGEVVQEMVEEDVVAAVERLRAEEVKAIAVSYLFSFLNPAHERRTREIVQELYPEAYVSISSDVFPQWREFERTSTTVIDAYLKPRIDEYLTSLEDELDRQGARGLLIMRSNGGVMATATAKAEPVTMIQSGPAGGVIGSLQLGQDLGLDPLMTADIGGTSFDACLVAGGRAAQTTTTELEFGIPIATPMLDIRSIGAGGGSIAWLDAAGLLKVGPQSAGADPGPASYGRGGTEPTSTDANVVLGRLDPAFKLGGDVQLVPEAARTAVERIGSELGFSAERAAAGILEIMNSNMAETMRLLTIDQGIDPREFALVAFGGAGPLHGAYLADHLGMQRVVVPPFPGAFSALGALMADTRFDYMQTRITYSDNIDVETVQSDFDDLEQRARDDFAREGFGDPPDMQRSLDLRYYGQNWELEVPVAGGTIAAEDIAAARAAFDAEHDRQFGWSFPESAFEIVNMRLTAIARRREVLLPDVPPGPMPAPVKVGEVYFTETDGLLSTPFYHRDDLRAGNTFQGPAMIVEDDATAIVPPDWSARVEPRGSIILEVE; from the coding sequence GTGGCACATAACGTCGCGGTCGATATGGGCGGCACATTCACGGACTTGATCGCCACCGATGGCGACACCGGGTTGCAGGTCGCGAAGTCGCTCACGACGCCCGCCTCGCCGTCGCAGGGCATCTTCGACGCGCTGGCGAAAGCCGAAATCGATCCGGCGGCCATCGAGTATTTCGTGCACGGCACCACCGTCGGCACCAACATGCTCATCGAGCGCCGCGGGCCGCGCATCGGGCTCATCACCACCCAGGGCTTTCGCGACGTGCTGCGCATCCAGCGCATCGTGCGCCCGGAGTCGTTCGACCTGCACTGGCGCAAGCCGCGGCACCTAGTGGACCGCGCGCTCAGCCTGGAGGTGCGCGAGCGCATCGGCGCGCACGGCGAGGTCGTGCAGGAGATGGTGGAAGAGGACGTGGTAGCCGCGGTGGAGCGCTTGCGCGCCGAGGAAGTCAAGGCCATCGCCGTCAGCTATCTGTTCTCGTTTCTCAACCCCGCGCACGAGCGCCGCACGCGGGAAATCGTGCAGGAGCTTTATCCCGAGGCTTACGTCTCGATCAGCTCGGACGTGTTCCCCCAGTGGCGTGAGTTCGAGCGCACGAGCACGACGGTGATCGATGCCTACCTCAAACCGCGCATCGACGAATACCTCACGTCGCTCGAAGACGAGCTGGACCGCCAAGGCGCGCGTGGCTTGCTGATCATGCGCAGCAACGGCGGCGTCATGGCGACGGCCACCGCCAAGGCCGAGCCCGTCACCATGATCCAAAGCGGCCCTGCCGGCGGCGTGATCGGCAGCCTGCAACTGGGGCAGGACCTGGGGCTCGATCCGCTGATGACCGCCGACATCGGGGGCACCAGCTTCGACGCCTGTCTGGTGGCCGGCGGGCGGGCCGCGCAAACCACGACCACCGAGCTCGAGTTCGGCATCCCCATCGCCACGCCCATGCTCGACATCCGCTCCATCGGAGCCGGTGGCGGCAGCATTGCGTGGCTGGATGCAGCCGGGCTGCTCAAGGTTGGCCCGCAGAGCGCGGGCGCCGATCCCGGCCCGGCGAGCTATGGCCGCGGCGGCACCGAGCCGACCTCAACCGACGCCAACGTGGTGCTGGGTCGGCTAGACCCCGCGTTCAAGCTCGGCGGCGACGTGCAGCTGGTGCCCGAGGCCGCCCGGACGGCGGTCGAGCGCATCGGCTCGGAACTGGGGTTCTCGGCGGAGCGCGCCGCGGCGGGCATCCTCGAAATCATGAATAGCAACATGGCCGAAACGATGCGCCTGCTCACCATCGACCAGGGCATTGACCCCCGCGAGTTCGCCCTTGTGGCCTTCGGCGGCGCGGGCCCGCTGCACGGCGCCTACCTGGCCGATCATCTGGGCATGCAGCGTGTCGTGGTGCCGCCGTTCCCCGGTGCGTTCAGCGCCCTGGGCGCGCTGATGGCCGACACCAGGTTCGACTACATGCAGACGCGCATCACCTACTCCGACAACATCGATGTCGAGACCGTGCAGAGCGATTTCGACGATCTCGAGCAGCGCGCTCGCGACGACTTCGCGCGCGAGGGCTTCGGCGATCCGCCGGACATGCAGCGCAGCCTGGACCTGCGTTACTACGGTCAGAACTGGGAGCTCGAGGTCCCGGTTGCCGGCGGAACCATCGCCGCCGAGGACATCGCCGCCGCGCGCGCGGCCTTCGACGCCGAGCACGATCGCCAGTTCGGCTGGAGCTTCCCGGAGTCGGCGTTCGAAATCGTCAACATGCGCCTGACGGCCATCGCCCGGCGGCGGGAGGTGCTGCTACCGGATGTCCCACCGGGCCCCATGCCGGCTCCGGTCAAGGTGGGCGAGGTCTACTTCACCGAAACGGACGGCCTGCTGTCCACGCCCTTCTATCACCGCGACGACCTGCGCGCCGGCAACACCTTCCAGGGTCCGGCGATGATCGTGGAAGACGACGCCACGGCGATCGTTCCACCCGACTGGTCGGCGCGCGTCGAGCCGCGTGGCAGCATCATTCTGGAGGTGGAGTGA
- a CDS encoding ABC transporter substrate-binding protein — MALAGGVGVAALAACGEGEVQIREVEVEKIVTVTEIQQVEVEKVVTQEVIKEVEKAVVVEKEVVVEKEVVVEKEVIVEIEAETAARGALKGINLFRSDEAVPLGEWNPTRGGRITWGTPGPITSFNPVRMDQWSYRSGFPMYETLYTWGPNNRIFPRLAADMPELSDDRLTRRIPLRQDVVFHDGTPFNAEAVAFNFMLFLDESLERGEIAGKVGDVESLTVVDEFTVDLKTKTPQALFMQVLSDRQITFASPQAYITYREDIARNPVGTGPYKFKEWQEQVSVTYERNEDYAWAPEWATNKGAPYPDEFVIQILAQDAVARAAAFEAGEVDWIQHFQFIDMERFAKQDNRAILGRMSSGMPWFLHINSTRWPTDDIVVRQALNHAVNKKLVVQRGNGGIPRIAGNILTPGTIGYNEAMEDLYPWDVGKANQLLDDAGYARGEDGFRYRDGQRMQVEFPNTPNPLSELYKLDIESSIGIFVDIPNVEFATYINDMAQGKYTHQWTGGRGPDADVLYAKYHTSNYGLPGRAFAFLNYNGEPGVATEGDPIDALLDGARAEFDESKRAEMWMEANRLIQEAAVNIPLADAMAQWFYNSDQIGGVAHSTLLDQAFAMDFYDKKGG; from the coding sequence TTGGCCCTGGCAGGCGGCGTCGGCGTCGCCGCGCTCGCAGCCTGTGGCGAGGGCGAGGTGCAGATCAGGGAAGTCGAGGTCGAGAAGATCGTCACCGTCACCGAGATCCAACAGGTCGAGGTCGAGAAGGTGGTGACGCAGGAAGTCATCAAGGAAGTCGAGAAGGCCGTCGTCGTCGAGAAGGAAGTCGTCGTCGAAAAGGAAGTCGTCGTCGAGAAGGAAGTCATCGTCGAGATCGAGGCCGAGACGGCGGCGCGCGGCGCACTGAAGGGGATCAACCTCTTCCGCTCCGACGAGGCCGTTCCGCTCGGCGAGTGGAACCCGACCCGTGGTGGCCGCATCACCTGGGGTACGCCTGGTCCCATCACGTCGTTCAACCCGGTGCGCATGGACCAGTGGTCCTACCGCAGCGGCTTCCCGATGTACGAGACCTTGTACACCTGGGGACCGAACAACCGCATCTTCCCGCGGCTGGCCGCCGACATGCCCGAGCTGTCGGATGACCGCCTGACCCGCCGCATCCCGTTGCGGCAGGACGTCGTGTTCCACGACGGCACACCGTTCAACGCCGAGGCGGTGGCGTTCAACTTCATGCTCTTCCTGGACGAGAGCCTGGAGCGGGGCGAGATTGCGGGCAAGGTCGGCGACGTGGAGAGCCTCACGGTGGTGGACGAGTTCACCGTCGATCTGAAGACAAAGACGCCGCAGGCGCTCTTCATGCAGGTCCTCTCGGACCGTCAGATCACATTTGCTTCGCCGCAGGCCTACATCACCTACCGCGAGGACATCGCGCGCAACCCAGTTGGCACCGGGCCGTACAAGTTCAAGGAGTGGCAGGAGCAGGTCTCCGTCACCTACGAACGGAACGAAGACTACGCGTGGGCGCCGGAGTGGGCGACGAACAAGGGGGCCCCGTACCCCGACGAGTTCGTCATCCAGATCCTGGCGCAGGACGCGGTGGCCCGGGCGGCGGCCTTCGAGGCCGGCGAGGTGGACTGGATTCAGCACTTCCAGTTCATCGACATGGAGCGCTTCGCGAAGCAGGACAACCGCGCCATCCTTGGGCGGATGTCTTCGGGCATGCCGTGGTTCCTGCACATCAACTCGACACGCTGGCCCACCGACGACATCGTCGTCCGCCAGGCGCTCAACCACGCGGTGAACAAGAAGCTCGTGGTGCAGCGCGGCAACGGCGGGATCCCGCGCATCGCGGGCAACATCCTCACGCCGGGCACCATCGGCTACAACGAGGCCATGGAAGACCTCTACCCGTGGGACGTCGGCAAGGCCAACCAGCTGCTGGATGACGCTGGCTACGCTCGCGGCGAGGACGGATTCCGCTACCGCGACGGCCAGCGCATGCAGGTGGAGTTCCCCAACACGCCCAACCCGTTGAGCGAGCTGTACAAGCTGGACATCGAGTCCAGCATTGGCATCTTCGTGGACATCCCGAACGTCGAGTTCGCGACCTACATCAACGACATGGCGCAAGGGAAGTACACCCACCAGTGGACCGGCGGGCGTGGCCCCGACGCCGACGTGCTGTACGCCAAGTACCACACGTCGAACTACGGGCTGCCGGGCCGCGCGTTCGCGTTCCTCAACTACAACGGTGAGCCGGGCGTGGCGACCGAGGGCGACCCCATCGACGCACTGCTCGACGGGGCCCGCGCCGAGTTCGACGAGTCCAAGCGCGCCGAGATGTGGATGGAGGCGAACCGCCTGATCCAGGAGGCTGCCGTCAACATCCCGCTGGCCGACGCCATGGCGCAGTGGTTCTACAACAGCGACCAGATCGGTGGCGTGGCGCACTCCACGCTGCTCGACCAGGCGTTCGCGATGGACTTCTACGACAAGAAGGGCGGCTAG